GATCCTCGGTCCGGGCGGCCAAGGCGGGATGCGGGTCGCGTTCGGGCAGGGCAAAGACCAGAAGCGCGCAGACCGCGTTCAGCCCCGCCAAGGCCAGGGGATCGCCCATCAGCCCCGCGCGCAGGCGCACCGGCTCGGCCGTGAAGCTGCCCAGCTGATCGGCTTGGCGCGCCCGCCAGCGAAGATCCAGCCGCGACCCCGGCTGCAGCATCGCCGCGCGGCGCGCCGATGCGCCCCCCGGCACGACCCCCGCATGGCGGCCGTGATCGGCGGTCAGCACGTCGATGATGATGGCGGTCTCGCCATGGGGGCGGCGGGCGATGACGGTGCCATGGGCCTGCCACTGCACGGGATCAGCGGTCCTGGCGGGGTGCTGCGGGCGCGGCGGTCATGGCGGGCATCCTCACTGCATGCGGCGGGTGGCGTTGCGCCGGTCGCGCCGCCTGCGCCCGGCCTGGCGGATCAGCGTCGCCGAATAGATGGCCAGCGCCGCCCAGATCATCGGAAAGGCGATCATCCGCGCGGGGTCCAGCACCTCGCCGAAGACGAAGACCGCGCAGAGCAGGATCATCGTGGGCGAGATATATTGCAGGATGCCGATCGTGGACAGCCGCGTCAACTTGGCCCCGTTCGCATAGAACAGCAGCGGGATCGCCGTGGCGGGCCCCGCCCCCAGCAGCAGCCAGGTCGTGACGCCCGGTGCGCCCATAGCCCCTTGGCCCGTCCAGGCCAGCCAGACCAGCAGCCCCGCGGCAAAGGGCACCAGCAGCAGCACCTCCAGCGTGAAGCCTTGGTTCGGCCCGAGCGGCAGGCGCTTCTTGCACAGCGCATAGAGCGCCCAGCTGAGCGTCAGCCCGATCGCCACCACCGGCAGCCGCCCCGCCTGCAGCGTCAGCACCACCACCGCCAGCAGCGCCAGCCCCACGGCCAGCATCTGCCCCCGCGACAGCCGTTCCCCCAGCAAAGCGGCGCCCAGGAACACGCTGACCAGCGGGTTGATGTAATACCCAAGCGCCGCATCCAGCGCCTTGTCGTTCACGATCGCCCAGATATAGATGAACCAGTTCACCGAGATCAGCCCCGCCGTCAGCGCCGCCATCGCCAGCAGCCGCGGCTGGCGCAGCGCCGACAACAGCTCGCGGTGGCGGCGCTGCCACAGCAGCACGGCCCCCGCGATGGGCAGCGACCACAGCACGCGATGGGCGATGATCTCGGTCGGCGGGACATGCTCCAGCAGCTTCATGTAGAGCGGCAGGAACCCCCAGAGCGCATAGGCCATCACGGCATAGACGATGCCGCGGGGCGAATCATGATCCAGGGTCGCGTTCATGCAGGCTGCATAAGCTGCAATTTCCGCCCGCGCCAGAGGTCAGCCCAGCCCCTCGGCATCCAGAAGCGTGCGGCCCTCGCGCGATTCGATCTCGATCACCCACAGGTCGGGGTCGCGGGACCGCTGGCGGGCGATGGCGGCGTCGATCTGGGGTTCGGGGCCGGTCTGCACGGCGGTCCAGGGGCGGGTGTCGCTGTCCATGTCCCATTCCCGCGCCCAGAGGCTGGCCGAGCCGTCCAGATGGGCGCATTTCACCAGGATCGCGCCCGCCGTGTCATCCCCCCGCGCCGTGACATAGGCGGGGATGGCCGCCTGCGACAGCCGCGCGCGATAGGCCGCGACCCACAGCCCCGCCGCCAGCCGGGCCTCAGCCATCGCCATCCTTGAAGTTCAGGCCCATCTCGTCATAGCGCTCGGATTCGTTCAGCCAGTTCTCGCGCAGGCGGACCTGCAGGAACAGATGGACGCGGCGGCTCATGAACTCCTCCAGCTCGGCGCGGGCGGCCTGGCCCACGGCCTTGATCGTCTCGCCGCCCTTGCCCAGGACGATTCCCTTGTGGCCCTGGCGCGAGACATAGACCACCTGTTCGACCCGCGCGCTGCCGTCGGATTTCTCCTCCCAGGCCTCGGTTTCCACGGTCAGCTGATAGGGGATCTCCTCGTGCAGGCGCAGGGTCAGCTTTTCGCGGGTGATCTCGGCGGCGATCATGCGCATGGGCAGATCGGCGATCTGATCCTCCGGATAGAGCCACGGCCCCTCGGGCAGGCTGGCGGCCAGCCAGTCGCGCAGCCCGTCGCAGCCATAGCCCTTTTCGGCCGAGATCATGAAGGTCTGGTCGAAGGGATAGGCCTCGTTCATCTGTCTGGACAGGGCCAGCAGGGTCTCGGCCTTGACGCGGTCGATCTTGTTGATGACCAGCGACACGGTCATGCCCTGGCCCAGGGCGCGCAGCTGGTCCAGGATCGCTTGGGTGCCGTCGGTCAGGCCGCGATGCGCCTCGATCAGCAGCAGGACGACATCGGCATCCGACGCCCCGCCCCAAGCGGCGGCGACCATGCTGCGGTCCAGCCGGCGGCGCGGGCGAAAGATGCCCGGCGTGTCGACGAAGACGATCTGGGCGGGCCCGTGGATCGCGATGCCGCGGATGCGGGCGCGGGTGGTCTGGACCTTGTGGGTCACGATCGACACCTTGGCGCCGACCATCTGGTTCAGCAGGGTCGATTTCCCGGCATTGGGTTCGCCGATCAGGGCGACGAAGCCCGCACGGGTGGGCAGGTCCTGGGTCATGTGCTTCCCTCCAGCCGGTCCAGCAGGGCCTGGGCCGCGGCCTGTTCGATACTGCGCTTGGTGCCCGTGCCGCGGGCCTGGGCATGGGCCCCGTCGGCCAGGCGGACGGTGATCAGGAAGACCGGCGCATGGTCCGGCCCGCTGCGATCGGTCTGTTCATAGACGGGGGGCGGCATGCCCTGGGCCTGGGCCCATTCCTGCAAGGCGGTCTTGGCGTCGCGGCTGTCCTTGTCGACATGGGCCAGCCGGTCGGCCCAATGGCGCAGCACGACGGCGCGCGCCGCCTCGAAGCCCGCATCCAGATAGACCGCGGCCAGCACCGCCTCCATCGCATCGGCCAGAAGCGCGTCCTTGCGCCGCCCGCCCGACAGCATCTCGGACCGGCCCAGCTTCAGCACCTCGCCCAAGGCCAGATCGCGGGCGACGGCGGCGCAGGTCTCGCCCCGCACCAGCGCGTTGTAGCGCGGTGCCAGCTGGCCCTCACTGGCGGTGTCGTCGGCGGCAAAGAGCGCCTCGGCCATCACCAGGCCCAGGACGCGGTCGCCCAGGAATTCCAGCCGCTGGTTGTCGGGCCGCGTCACGGTGGCGATCGAGCCGTGGGTCAGCGCCCGGATCAGCAGCTCGGGCCGCCGGAACTCATGGCCCAAGCGGGCCATGAAGGCGCGTATGTCGGCCGAAGGCGTCACTCGACCGCCTTGAAGAAGCGGTCCGACCGCCAGGTCCAGAAGAACAGGAGCGACCGTCCCGCCGAGGAGAACATGATCCTGTCCGCGCGCCCGATCAGGTATTCGGCCGGCACGAAGCCCAGGCCGCCGATTTCGGCCGGAAAGCGGCTGTCCTCGGAATTGTCGCGGTTGTCGCCCATGAAGAAATACTGGCCTTCGGGGACGGTGAAGGTCGGCGTGTCATCGGCCACCCAGCCATCGGTGATGTTCAGTACAACGTGATCGCCGCCGCCCGGCAGCGTCTCGACAAAGCGTTCCTTGACACAGTCGCCGCCCTGCGGGACCGGGTCGTTGACGCAGCGCGGGATCAGCGCCTGCGGGCCCTGCTGTTCCTTGACCTCGATAAAGTCGCCGGCGGGGGCGACGGGCACCGGCTCGCCGTTCAGCCACAGGCGGCCGCCGCGCATCTGCACGGTGTCGCCCGGCAGGCCGATCACGCGCTTGATGAAATCGACGTTGCGGGTCGGGTGGCGGAACACGGCCACGTCGCCGCGCTGCGGTTCGCGGTCCAGGATGCGGCCGCTGATCGGGCACATCGAGAAGGGGCAGCTATGGGCGGAATAGCCATAGGCCATCTTGTTCACGAAGAGGAAGTCGCCGATCAGCAGCGTCTCCTTCATGCTGCCCGAGGGGATCCAGAAGGGCTGGAAGAACAGCGTGCGGAACAGCCCCGCGATCACCAGCGCCCAGAAGATCGTCTTGATCGTCTCCCAGATGCCGTCCTTTTTCTTGGGGGCCGCAGTTGCCATTCATCGAGGTCCTTTTTCTCTGTCGGGGCGTTCATGGTCCCCTGCCCGGTCGAAAGTCAAGCCGCAGCCGGGCCGGGCGGACCGGTCGGGCGGGCCTCGATCACCACGAAGGCCTGCGCCCAAGGGTGGTCGTCGGTCAAGGTGACATGGACGATCGCGTGATGGCCGGGCGGCGTCATCGCCGCCAGCCGGTCGGCGGCCCAGCCTGTCAGCGCCATGACCGGCTGGCCGCTGCCCAGGTTGGTCACGGCCATGTCGCGCCAGCTGATCCCCATGGCGAGCCCCGTGCCGAGCGCCTTGGAGCAGGCCTCCTTGGCGGCCCATCGCTTGGCCAGGGTGCCAGCCTCGTCCTTGCGGCGGGCGGCCTTGGCCAGTTCGACATCGGTGAAGACGCGGTTGCGGAAGCGGTCCCCGAAGCGGTCCAGCGTGCCTTGGATGCGGTCGATATTGGCCAGGTCGGTGCCGATGCCCAGGATCATCGCATGCGGCCGGCGTGGAATGGGTATTTGGGCAACGGAGAAATCATGGCCGTGCGGCATCCATCCGGGCGCGCATTTCCCGGATCGCGCCGTCGAGGCCCAGGAAGACGGATTCCGAGATCAGGAAATGGCCGATGTTCAGTTCGGCGATCTGGGGGATGGCGGCGATCGGGCCGACCGTGTCGAAGGTCAGGCCGTGGCCGGCATGGACCTCCAGCCCCAGGTCATGGGCCAAGGCAGCGCCGTCGCGCAGGGCGGCCAGTTCGGCGTCGCGTTCCGCATGGCGGCCCTCGGTGTCCAGGTCGCAATAGGCGCCGGTATGCAGTTCCACCACCGCCGCGCCGATCCGGGTGGCGGCGCGGATCTGGGCGGGTTCGTGACCGATGAAGAGCGAGACCCGGCAGCCCGCATCGCGCAGCGGCGCGATATAGGCGGCCAGCGCAGTGTCATTGCCCGCGACGTCGAGGCCGCCTTCGGTCGTGCGTTCCTCGCGCTTTTCGGGGACGATGCAGACGGCATGGGGGCGGTGACGCAGCGCGATGGCCTGCATTTCCGGGATGGCGGCCATCTCGAAGTTGAGCGGCAGCGACAGGCCCGCCATCAGCGCGTCGATATCGGCGTCGCTGATATGGCGGCGATCCTCGCGCAGATGGGCGGTGATGCCGTCGGCGCCCGCGGCCTCGGCCAGGCGGGCGGCGCGCAGCGGGTCGGGCCAGGGCGTGCCCCGGGCGTTCCTGATCGTGGCGACGTGGTCGATGTTGACGCCGAGGCGCAGCATGGGTCCCTCCGGGTTGGCTGGGCGCATCCTAGCGATGCCGCGGATCGGATGCCAGTTCGGTCGCGACCGCCCACCAGCCCTTGCGCCCAAGCGCCGCAGCGGCCCGCGCGGCATGATCCGCATCGCCGAAGATCCCGAAGCAGGTGGCGCCCGATCCCGACATGCGTGCCAGATCCGCGCCCTGCGCGCGCAGCGCCGCGATGACATCGGCGATGACCGGCGCGGTGGCGATGGCCGGGGCCTCCAGGTCGTTGCGGGTTCCGGCCAGCCAGTCCAGCAGCGCCGCGCGATCCGTCACGTCGGGCAGCGGCGGCAGGCCCGGATTATCGCGCCGGTCCAGCGCCGCGAAGATCGCGGGCGTGGGCACCGCGACGCGGGGATTGACCAGGACCAGCGTCAGGGGCGCCAAGGGCGGCAGGGGTGTGACCACATCCCCGATCCCCTGCATCCGCGCCGGGCGCGAGGCCAGGCAGACCGGAACATCCGCGCCGAGGTCCAGCGCCCGGTCGGGCAGCGGATGGCCCATGCGCAGAAGGCCGCGCAGCACCGCCGCCGCATCGGCCGACCCGCCGCCGATGCCCGATGCGACGGGCAGGTTCTTGGTCAGCCGGATCGCGGCATCCCCCCCCGCCAGCCGCGCCGCGCGCAGGCACAGGTTGTCATCCGTCGACAGGCCCGCCGCGAAGGGGCCGTCGATCGTCAGGGACAGCGGCCCGGGTTCCAGCGCCACCGCATCGCCGATATCGGCAAAGCAGACCAGCGAATCCAGCAGGTGATAGCCGTCCGCACGGCGCCCGGTGACATGCAGCGCCAGGTTCAGCTTGGCCGGGGCCCGTTCGACCAGCCTCATTCCGCGGCTTCGGCCTTGGTCTGGGCGGATTGCGACTGCGGCGCCTGCGTCGGGTGGCTGGGGACCACGCCGTCCTCGTCGGCCAAGACCGCGTCCAGGCCGCGATCCAGCTTGTCGCGGATGCGGTCGGGATCGACCTCGCCGCTGTCGGTCGGGTCCAGCGACAAGGCGCGGCGCCACTGGATCTCGGCCTCGCGCTGGCGGCCGACCTTCCAGTAGATGTCGCCCAGATGGTCGTTGACCAGCGGGTCCGAGGACATGGTGGCAATGGCCTGTTCCATCGGCGCCACCGCGTCCTGATAGCGGCCAAGCCGGAAATAGGCCCAGGCCAGGCTGTCCAGGATATAGCCGTCGCCGGGCGCCAGTTCGACCGCGCGCTTGATCATCTCCAGCGCACGGTCCAGGTTCTCGTTCCGGTCGATCCAGGAATAGCCAAGATAGTTCAGCAGGCTGGCCTGGTCGGGGCGGATCTCCAGCGCGGCCAGCAGGTCGGCCTCGGCGCGGTCGAAATCGCCCGAGCGTTCCAGCGCGATGCCGCGCGCGAAAAGCGGGAACCAGCGGGCATCGCCGGGCGCGTCCTCCAGCAGGCTCAGCGCGCGGTCATAGCTGGGGATCGCATCGGCGAAGCGTTCCGCCTGGCGCATCACGTCGCCATGCGCGACCCAGGCCGCGGCCAGGTCGGGATAGGCGGCGGTCAGGGCCAGGGCGGCGCGCTCGGCCTCATCGCCGCGATCGGCGCGGGACAGGGCGTCGATGCGCGACAGCTCGGCCTGGGGGCGCATCTGGCCCATGCGGCGCACGTCGTCATATTCGGCCTCGGCCAGATCGAACTGCAGGCGGTCCTGCAGCAGCTGGGCGGACATCAGCCGCGCCTCGGGATTGCCGGGGGCGATCCAGGCGGCCAGGCGGGCATGGATCAGGGCCAGCGGTTCGGGATCGGGGCCGTTGGCCAAGGCGGCGGCGAAGGACAGCAGCAGATGCGCGATCCCGTCCGAGGGGCCGGCCACCACGTCGAAGGCCACCGGCTGATCCTCGCGCAGCCGGTCGCGCAGGGCGACCAGCTGGGGCTCGGCCTCGATGCCGGGCAGCTGGTCCAGGATCTCCAGCGCCTCGTCGCGGCGGTCCAGCTGGGACAGGATCTGGACGCGGGCGGTCAGGCCCATCAGATGGCCCACGGCCTCGGATTCCACGATCAGCCGGTCGGCGGCCTCGTAATCGCCGGCCAGCGCGCGGGCCAAGGCCAGGTGATAATTCACGATGGGGGCCAGTTCGGGGATCGCGGCCATCGCCTCGAAGGCCTGGACCGCATCGCCCGCGCGGCCCGCCCCCAACAGCGCCCAGGCCCGGATCGTGCCGTCCATCAGATCCTGGTCCAGCGCCAGATCGGCATCGCCGCGATCCTCGATCAGGGCGATCAGGGTGTCCCAATCCTCGGCCCGGACCAGCTGGGCGCGGCGCAGAAGACCCGCCAGCTCCGTGCCCCGATCGTCCAGGATCAGCCGTTCGGCCATGGCGGCCGCGCGCTCCACCTCGCCCGATGAGGCCAGGGCCATCAGCGCGCTGTCCTGCAGGAACACGTCCGAAGGGTCATGCGCGGCGGCCTGCACGAAATACCGGGCGGCGGCGCGGAAATCGCTTTCGATCGTGGCCATGCGCGCGGCCAGATAGGGCCCCGCCAAACCGCGCATGGGCGGTCCGGGCCGGGCCGCGTCTTCGGTCACCGTCTCGGCGGCGGGGCGGGGTTCGGGGCGCGGATCCTGGGCCATGGCCGGTCCGCCCATCAGAGCCACCAGCAGGCCGATCCGCAACAGGCCCCCATTCACGCGGCCGCGGCGCACCGGGGCGGTGGCGGGCAGGAACGGATGGGGGCGGGTCTGGGTCACGGCGGCACTTCCGGAAATCACATTTGCGTTCCGGCCAGCCTAGCGGCGCGACCGGGGGCAGGCAACGGGCCCGCCCCCGATCCGGCATCACATGTTCGGGTAATTCGGCCCGTCACCGCCCTGCGGCGTGGTCCAGACGATGTTCTGGCTGGGATCCTTGATGTCGCAGGTCTTGCAATGCACGCAGTTCTGGAAGTTGATCACGAAGCGCGGCCCCTCCGCATCCTCGACCACCTCATAGACGCCCGCCGGGCAGTAACGCTGCGCGGGTTCGGCATATTCGGGCAGGTTCACCCGGATCGGCACCGACGCATCGCGCAGCTTCAGGTGGCAGGGCTGCTGTTCCTCGTGATTGGTGAAGCTGAAGGCCACATTGGTCAGCCGGTCGAAGGACAGCTTGCCGTCCGGGCGGGGATAGTCGATCGGCTTGTGATCGGCGGCCTTGCCGGTGGCGGCGGCGTCGGACTTGCCGTGGCTCCAGGTGCCGAAGGGGTTCCAGCCGGTCAGGTTCGCGGTCCACATATCCACCGCGCCCAGCATCAGGCTGCCGGTCAGGCCAAGGCGCGACCACATCGGCTTGACGTTGCGGACCTTCTTCAGGTCCTTGCCGATATCGCCGTTGCGCACCCCGGCATCGTAATCGGTCAGCCGGTCGCCCGCGCGGCCCGCCTTGATGGCCGCCGCCGCCGCATCCGCCGCCTCGATCCCCGAGATCATCGCGTTGTGGTTGCCCTTGATGCGCGGCACGTTGACCATGCCCGCCGAACAGCCCAGCAGCACGCCGCCGTCGAAGGACAGCTGCGGCAGCGACTGCCAGCCGCCCTCGCTGATGGCGCGGGCGCCATAGCTGATGCGCTTGCCCCCCTCCAGCAGGTCGGCCACCATCGGATGATGCTTGAAGCGCTGGAATTCCATATAGGGGTAAAGATACGGGTTCTCGTAGTTCAGATGGACCACAAAGCCGACCAGAACCTGGTTGTTCTCAAGGTGATAGATGAAGCTGCCGCCGCCCGCATTCTTGCCCAGGGGCCAGCCCATCGTGTGGACGACCCGGCCCTTGTGGAATTTCTCGGGCGCGACCTCCCAGATCTCCTTCATGCCCAGGCCGTATTTCTGCGGATCGCCGGTGGCCGACAGGTTCAGCCGGGCGTCGATCTGCTTGGCCAGCGACCCGCGCACCCCCTCGGCGATGAAGACGTATTTGCCGTGCAGCTCCATCCCCGGCTCGTAGCCGTCGCCGATGCTGCCATCGGGCTCGCGGCCGAATTCACCGGCGACGACGCCCTTGATGCGATCGCCGTCCCAGACCACCTCGCTGGCAGCCATGCCGGGAAAGATCTCGACGCCCAAGGCCTCGGCCTGTTCGGCCATCCAGCGGCAGACATTGCCCATGCTGACGATGTAGTTGCCGTGGTTCGACATCAGGGGCGGCATCGGCCAGTTCGGCACGCGCACCTGCCCCGCCTCGCCCAGGACATAGAAGTTGTCGTCGGTCACCTCGGTCGTGATCGGGGCGCCCTTGTCGCGCCAGTCGGGGATCAGCCGGTCCAGACCGCAGGGGTCCAGGACCGCGCCCGACAGGATATGCGCCCCGACCTCGGACCCCTTCTCCAGCACCACCACGGACAGATCCGCGTCGATCTGTTTCAGTCGGATCGCGGCCGACAGGCCCGCAGGCCCCGCCCCCACGATCACGACATCGTATTCCATGGATTCGCGTTCGATCTGGGTATCGGTCATAGGCTGGGGCTCCTCCTGGCACATCGGCTTGACCGACAGATAACCACCCCGGACCGCAGGGGCAATCATGACGCCGCGCCAAAACCCGCCCTCGGGCGCAAGCAGGCTTGCATCGGGCGCGGTTTTGGGCACGATGACGGGGATCAGCTTCCGCGCCCCTGCCATTTCGCTATGGCAGGGGCGTTGGCTTGGCGAAACCGCGACAACCGCATCCCATAAGGACAGGGCAGCGATGGAAAAGATACCGATGACCCCGACCGGCTTTCAGGCGCTGGAACGCGAGCTGGGCGTGCTGAAATCGAAGGAACGTCCCGCCATCATCCGCGCCATCGCCGAGGCCCGCGAACATGGCGACCTGTCCGAGAATGCCGAATACCATGCCGCCCGCGAAAAGCAGGGCTTCATCGAGGGCCGCATCAAGGAGCTGGAGGCCCTGCTGTCGCGCGCCGAGGTGATCGACCCCGCGAAACTGTCGGGCAGCGTCAAGTTCGGCGCCCGCGTCAAGCTGATCGACGAGGATACCGAGGAGGAGCGCAACTATCAGATCGTGGGCGAGGCCGAGGCCGATATCGAACGCGGCCTGCTGAACATCCGCTCGCCCCTGGCCCGCGCCCTGATCGGCAAGGACGAGGGCGACAGCGTCGAGGTGACCACCCCCGGCGGCCAACGCAGCTACGAGATCGTCGAGATCCGTTACGGGTGAACCCATGTCCCTGATCGCACGCATCGCCAGCCTTTCGAACCGCGACCGCATCACCTCGGTGGGCATGGCGCTGACCGGGGCCTGGCTGTTTCTGGTCCTGCTGTTCTGGCTGCTGGCGCCGGGGGGCGGCGACGGCGCATCCGGCGTGGCGCGGCTGGTCAGCCTGGTCGGCGTGATCCTGCCCGTGGCGCTGGTCTGGACCGGCGTGAACCTGGCGCGGCAACTGGCCGAACTGCGCGCCGAATCCGACGATCTGCGCGCCCGCCTGTCGCGCCTGCGCGGCGAGGCGATGCGCGGCGAAGCATTGCCCGGGGACGCGGCCCCGCAGGACGCCCCGCAGGACGCCGAACCCGAACCCCGGCCCGAGCCCGCGGCCATGGCCCAGCCCCGCGCCGCGCGGGTGCCCGCCCAGCCCCGGCCCCGCGCCGATGCCCGCGCCGATGACCGCGCCGGCGCCACCCCGGAGGAGCCGGGCCAGCCCATCGCCCCCGTCACGCTGATCCAGGCCTT
Above is a genomic segment from Paracoccus aestuarii containing:
- the rarD gene encoding EamA family transporter RarD, giving the protein MNATLDHDSPRGIVYAVMAYALWGFLPLYMKLLEHVPPTEIIAHRVLWSLPIAGAVLLWQRRHRELLSALRQPRLLAMAALTAGLISVNWFIYIWAIVNDKALDAALGYYINPLVSVFLGAALLGERLSRGQMLAVGLALLAVVVLTLQAGRLPVVAIGLTLSWALYALCKKRLPLGPNQGFTLEVLLLVPFAAGLLVWLAWTGQGAMGAPGVTTWLLLGAGPATAIPLLFYANGAKLTRLSTIGILQYISPTMILLCAVFVFGEVLDPARMIAFPMIWAALAIYSATLIRQAGRRRRDRRNATRRMQ
- a CDS encoding DUF1491 family protein; translated protein: MAEARLAAGLWVAAYRARLSQAAIPAYVTARGDDTAGAILVKCAHLDGSASLWAREWDMDSDTRPWTAVQTGPEPQIDAAIARQRSRDPDLWVIEIESREGRTLLDAEGLG
- the era gene encoding GTPase Era; amino-acid sequence: MTQDLPTRAGFVALIGEPNAGKSTLLNQMVGAKVSIVTHKVQTTRARIRGIAIHGPAQIVFVDTPGIFRPRRRLDRSMVAAAWGGASDADVVLLLIEAHRGLTDGTQAILDQLRALGQGMTVSLVINKIDRVKAETLLALSRQMNEAYPFDQTFMISAEKGYGCDGLRDWLAASLPEGPWLYPEDQIADLPMRMIAAEITREKLTLRLHEEIPYQLTVETEAWEEKSDGSARVEQVVYVSRQGHKGIVLGKGGETIKAVGQAARAELEEFMSRRVHLFLQVRLRENWLNESERYDEMGLNFKDGDG
- the rnc gene encoding ribonuclease III; amino-acid sequence: MTPSADIRAFMARLGHEFRRPELLIRALTHGSIATVTRPDNQRLEFLGDRVLGLVMAEALFAADDTASEGQLAPRYNALVRGETCAAVARDLALGEVLKLGRSEMLSGGRRKDALLADAMEAVLAAVYLDAGFEAARAVVLRHWADRLAHVDKDSRDAKTALQEWAQAQGMPPPVYEQTDRSGPDHAPVFLITVRLADGAHAQARGTGTKRSIEQAAAQALLDRLEGST
- the lepB gene encoding signal peptidase I, encoding MATAAPKKKDGIWETIKTIFWALVIAGLFRTLFFQPFWIPSGSMKETLLIGDFLFVNKMAYGYSAHSCPFSMCPISGRILDREPQRGDVAVFRHPTRNVDFIKRVIGLPGDTVQMRGGRLWLNGEPVPVAPAGDFIEVKEQQGPQALIPRCVNDPVPQGGDCVKERFVETLPGGGDHVVLNITDGWVADDTPTFTVPEGQYFFMGDNRDNSEDSRFPAEIGGLGFVPAEYLIGRADRIMFSSAGRSLLFFWTWRSDRFFKAVE
- the acpS gene encoding holo-ACP synthase, whose product is MILGIGTDLANIDRIQGTLDRFGDRFRNRVFTDVELAKAARRKDEAGTLAKRWAAKEACSKALGTGLAMGISWRDMAVTNLGSGQPVMALTGWAADRLAAMTPPGHHAIVHVTLTDDHPWAQAFVVIEARPTGPPGPAAA
- a CDS encoding pyridoxine 5'-phosphate synthase, whose product is MLRLGVNIDHVATIRNARGTPWPDPLRAARLAEAAGADGITAHLREDRRHISDADIDALMAGLSLPLNFEMAAIPEMQAIALRHRPHAVCIVPEKREERTTEGGLDVAGNDTALAAYIAPLRDAGCRVSLFIGHEPAQIRAATRIGAAVVELHTGAYCDLDTEGRHAERDAELAALRDGAALAHDLGLEVHAGHGLTFDTVGPIAAIPQIAELNIGHFLISESVFLGLDGAIREMRARMDAARP
- a CDS encoding 4-(cytidine 5'-diphospho)-2-C-methyl-D-erythritol kinase — translated: MRLVERAPAKLNLALHVTGRRADGYHLLDSLVCFADIGDAVALEPGPLSLTIDGPFAAGLSTDDNLCLRAARLAGGDAAIRLTKNLPVASGIGGGSADAAAVLRGLLRMGHPLPDRALDLGADVPVCLASRPARMQGIGDVVTPLPPLAPLTLVLVNPRVAVPTPAIFAALDRRDNPGLPPLPDVTDRAALLDWLAGTRNDLEAPAIATAPVIADVIAALRAQGADLARMSGSGATCFGIFGDADHAARAAAALGRKGWWAVATELASDPRHR
- a CDS encoding tetratricopeptide repeat protein, with the protein product MTQTRPHPFLPATAPVRRGRVNGGLLRIGLLVALMGGPAMAQDPRPEPRPAAETVTEDAARPGPPMRGLAGPYLAARMATIESDFRAAARYFVQAAAHDPSDVFLQDSALMALASSGEVERAAAMAERLILDDRGTELAGLLRRAQLVRAEDWDTLIALIEDRGDADLALDQDLMDGTIRAWALLGAGRAGDAVQAFEAMAAIPELAPIVNYHLALARALAGDYEAADRLIVESEAVGHLMGLTARVQILSQLDRRDEALEILDQLPGIEAEPQLVALRDRLREDQPVAFDVVAGPSDGIAHLLLSFAAALANGPDPEPLALIHARLAAWIAPGNPEARLMSAQLLQDRLQFDLAEAEYDDVRRMGQMRPQAELSRIDALSRADRGDEAERAALALTAAYPDLAAAWVAHGDVMRQAERFADAIPSYDRALSLLEDAPGDARWFPLFARGIALERSGDFDRAEADLLAALEIRPDQASLLNYLGYSWIDRNENLDRALEMIKRAVELAPGDGYILDSLAWAYFRLGRYQDAVAPMEQAIATMSSDPLVNDHLGDIYWKVGRQREAEIQWRRALSLDPTDSGEVDPDRIRDKLDRGLDAVLADEDGVVPSHPTQAPQSQSAQTKAEAAE
- a CDS encoding electron transfer flavoprotein-ubiquinone oxidoreductase; translation: MTDTQIERESMEYDVVIVGAGPAGLSAAIRLKQIDADLSVVVLEKGSEVGAHILSGAVLDPCGLDRLIPDWRDKGAPITTEVTDDNFYVLGEAGQVRVPNWPMPPLMSNHGNYIVSMGNVCRWMAEQAEALGVEIFPGMAASEVVWDGDRIKGVVAGEFGREPDGSIGDGYEPGMELHGKYVFIAEGVRGSLAKQIDARLNLSATGDPQKYGLGMKEIWEVAPEKFHKGRVVHTMGWPLGKNAGGGSFIYHLENNQVLVGFVVHLNYENPYLYPYMEFQRFKHHPMVADLLEGGKRISYGARAISEGGWQSLPQLSFDGGVLLGCSAGMVNVPRIKGNHNAMISGIEAADAAAAAIKAGRAGDRLTDYDAGVRNGDIGKDLKKVRNVKPMWSRLGLTGSLMLGAVDMWTANLTGWNPFGTWSHGKSDAAATGKAADHKPIDYPRPDGKLSFDRLTNVAFSFTNHEEQQPCHLKLRDASVPIRVNLPEYAEPAQRYCPAGVYEVVEDAEGPRFVINFQNCVHCKTCDIKDPSQNIVWTTPQGGDGPNYPNM
- the greA gene encoding transcription elongation factor GreA, which codes for MEKIPMTPTGFQALERELGVLKSKERPAIIRAIAEAREHGDLSENAEYHAAREKQGFIEGRIKELEALLSRAEVIDPAKLSGSVKFGARVKLIDEDTEEERNYQIVGEAEADIERGLLNIRSPLARALIGKDEGDSVEVTTPGGQRSYEIVEIRYG